A region of Carassius gibelio isolate Cgi1373 ecotype wild population from Czech Republic chromosome B11, carGib1.2-hapl.c, whole genome shotgun sequence DNA encodes the following proteins:
- the LOC127968321 gene encoding ADP-ribosylation factor 5-like isoform X1, translating into MGNYYSLIFSRLFPKKQITLLMIGLDAAGKTTVLYKLKLGEVVTTIPTIGFNVDKVDYKNISFTVWDVSGQTKIRDLWKYYYQDTEGLIFVVDSSDHDRIETAAEELNAMLAEDEMRDTVLLVLANKQDLPKAMPVHELTDRLGLHALRGRQWFVQATCAVQGSGLYEGLDWLSDQLSGRP; encoded by the exons ATGGGCAACTATTACTCTCTCATTTTCTCTCGTCTCTTTCCGAAAAAGCAGATTACGTTGCTTATGA TTGGTCTGGATGCAGCAGGGAAAACAACAGTGCTCTACAAACTCAAACTCGGTGAAGTTGTCACAACTATTCCAACTATTG GTTTTAATGTTGATAAAGTTGATTATAAAAACATCTCCTTCACTGTGTGGGATGTTAGCGGTCAGACCAAAATCAGAGATCTTTGGAAATATTATTATCAGGACACTGAG GGCCTGATCTTTGTGGTGGACAGCAGTGATCATGACCGGATTGAAACAGCAGCAGAGGAACTAAACGCGATGCTGGCGGAGGACGAGATGAGAGACACGGTTCTGTTAGTTCTTGCTAACAAACAGGATTTACCCAAAGCCATGCCGGTCCACGAGCTGACAGACAGACTGGGTTTACACGCACTGAGAGGAcgacag tggttTGTTCAGGCCACATGTGCGGTTCAAGGGTCAGGTTTATATGAAGGACTGGATTGGCTCTCAGATCAACTTTCAGGACGACCGTAA
- the LOC127968321 gene encoding ADP-ribosylation factor 1-like 2 isoform X3 yields MQQGKQQCSTNSNSVKLSQLFQLLFFSLGFNVDKVDYKNISFTVWDVSGQTKIRDLWKYYYQDTEGLIFVVDSSDHDRIETAAEELNAMLAEDEMRDTVLLVLANKQDLPKAMPVHELTDRLGLHALRGRQWFVQATCAVQGSGLYEGLDWLSDQLSGRP; encoded by the exons ATGCAGCAGGGAAAACAACAGTGCTCTACAAACTCAAACTCGGTGAAGTTGTCACAACTATTCCAACTATTG TTTTTCTCTTTAGGTTTTAATGTTGATAAAGTTGATTATAAAAACATCTCCTTCACTGTGTGGGATGTTAGCGGTCAGACCAAAATCAGAGATCTTTGGAAATATTATTATCAGGACACTGAG GGCCTGATCTTTGTGGTGGACAGCAGTGATCATGACCGGATTGAAACAGCAGCAGAGGAACTAAACGCGATGCTGGCGGAGGACGAGATGAGAGACACGGTTCTGTTAGTTCTTGCTAACAAACAGGATTTACCCAAAGCCATGCCGGTCCACGAGCTGACAGACAGACTGGGTTTACACGCACTGAGAGGAcgacag tggttTGTTCAGGCCACATGTGCGGTTCAAGGGTCAGGTTTATATGAAGGACTGGATTGGCTCTCAGATCAACTTTCAGGACGACCGTAA
- the LOC127968321 gene encoding ADP-ribosylation factor 1-like 2 isoform X4 yields MIGLDAAGKTTVLYKLKLGEVVTTIPTIGFNVDKVDYKNISFTVWDVSGQTKIRDLWKYYYQDTEGLIFVVDSSDHDRIETAAEELNAMLAEDEMRDTVLLVLANKQDLPKAMPVHELTDRLGLHALRGRQWFVQATCAVQGSGLYEGLDWLSDQLSGRP; encoded by the exons ATGA TTGGTCTGGATGCAGCAGGGAAAACAACAGTGCTCTACAAACTCAAACTCGGTGAAGTTGTCACAACTATTCCAACTATTG GTTTTAATGTTGATAAAGTTGATTATAAAAACATCTCCTTCACTGTGTGGGATGTTAGCGGTCAGACCAAAATCAGAGATCTTTGGAAATATTATTATCAGGACACTGAG GGCCTGATCTTTGTGGTGGACAGCAGTGATCATGACCGGATTGAAACAGCAGCAGAGGAACTAAACGCGATGCTGGCGGAGGACGAGATGAGAGACACGGTTCTGTTAGTTCTTGCTAACAAACAGGATTTACCCAAAGCCATGCCGGTCCACGAGCTGACAGACAGACTGGGTTTACACGCACTGAGAGGAcgacag tggttTGTTCAGGCCACATGTGCGGTTCAAGGGTCAGGTTTATATGAAGGACTGGATTGGCTCTCAGATCAACTTTCAGGACGACCGTAA